A genomic stretch from Mastacembelus armatus chromosome 12, fMasArm1.2, whole genome shotgun sequence includes:
- the fyb1b gene encoding FYN-binding protein 1 isoform X2, giving the protein MANKADVKAIMARFQATGSSVDDSSSTPAGRAKQPLHPTLSSGPNIQPKKPVLESLSGSTTNIPSKPSFPKNTVSNKSDTEAQEPNKTKALANRFANTLEETNTINKPGIAHKQHTPLKSPLSQGPEAKAPIQKPPLNKPSLSSTLSDPKPVFPKPSPPVSSKPNKAKEDSGGGTPSTTGATPPKMPTLQQKPSSGVLKLRQQTEEVAGVNTDTANKPSPLLSSTSKPISNFRTAQNLFNKEDKNGQSDSGGVNKPAPAGTNSVPPPKPPTNKKPSLKKPSKPSPQTSSVNDDTTSVPKRNPLVNSLALGPPPAKPNRPPVVNLENFKRGSEASDDGHGAFKKPTIPPPPASHPSNHSNSVTPTQPPQPAVPSLPPRHPGAQQEDFYDDVDEVKSCPPPLPPTTGHPSQRAKEETDDDDGEMYEDLDERWEAAEQKQEKKKEKEEKEEKKRLEAEKKEQKEREKKEQDARKKFKLVGPLEVIQQGKARVDCKGSKTDLALKQGDCLDIIRVQGNPEGKWLGRTQDGSIGYVKTTSVEIDFNSLKNRQAPQAYEPEVYDDIDVVSSDNSGTKGPGIVLPPLPGEGGEIYDDVVDPNLEISPFDSRLSLTMSRGFLRMFERSRRLANTKVVPPPSQFTTEGKTDKPQAATDEEIYDDVDSQGFPPPPPISSLPSMKGKNKTEEMDPRKQKKFEREEKDFRKKFKYDGEIQVLYQVTVIQTLTNKKWGNKDLPVKAGETLDVIVKAVDDKLICRNEEGKFGYVSTSHIVMDDGDIYDDIGDECVYDND; this is encoded by the exons ATG GCAAACAAggctgatgtaaaggccatcATGGCTCGCTTCCAAGCCACTGGGTCAAGCGTTGATGACTCTTCCTCTACACCAGCAGGACGTGCCAAACAACCCCTGCACCCCACGCTCTCCTCTGGCCCAAACATACAGCCAAAGAAACCCGTCTTGGAGAGTCTCTCGGGCAGCACGACAAACATTCCCTCTAAACCTTCTTTCCCAAAAAATACAGTATCTAATAAAAGTGACACAGAGGCACAAGAACCAAACAAAACTAAGGCCCTGGCTAACAGGTTTGCCAATACCCTGGAAGAGACCAACACCATCAACAAACCTGGCATTGCTCATAAACAGCACACGCCCTTAAAGTCACCTCTTTCACAGGGTCCTGAAGCTAAAGCCCCCATACAAAAGCCTCCTCTCAACAAGCCCTCTCTCAGTTCCACCCTGTCTGACCCTAAACCTGTCTTTCCTAAACCATCTCCACCAGTCAGCTCCAAGCCCAACAAGGCAAAAGAAGACAGTGGTGGGGGGACACCATCCACTACTGGTGCCACACCACCCAAAATGCCTACATTGCAACAAAAACCTAGCAGCGGCGTCCTAAAATTACGGCAGCAAACTGAAGAAGTGGCAGGAGTGAACACGGATACTGCCAACAAACCTTCACCTCTGCTAAGCTCCACTTCTAAGCCCATCTCCAACTTTAGGACTGCTCAGAATCTGTTCAACAAGGAGGACAAGAATGGGCAGTCAGACAGTGGTGGAGTAAATAAACCGGCCCCCGCTGGTACAAACTCCGTCCCTCCTCCCAAACCTCCAACTAATAAAAAACCTAGCTTGAAGAAGCCCTCCAAGCCCTCTCCTCAGACCAGCAGTGTTAATGATGATACCACTTCAGTCCCCAAGCGTAACCCCCTAGTCAACAGTTTAGCTTTAGGCCCTCCTCCTGCTAAGCCTAACCGACCCCCTGTAGTCAACCTGGAGAACTTTAAAAGAGGCTCTGAGGCTTCAGATGATG gACATGGCGCCTTTAAGAAACCCACCATCCCACCACCTCCGGCTTCTCACCCCAGTAACCATAGCAACTCTGTAACTCCTACTCAACCCCCTCAGCCCGCAGTCCCCAGCCTGCCTCCGCGACACCCTGG GGCCCAGCAAGAGGATTTCtatgatgatgttgatgaagTGAAGAGCTGTCCTCCACCTCTACCACCAACCACAG gtCACCCGAGTCAGAGGGCAAAG GAGGAAACTGATGATGACGATGGAGAGATGTATGAGGATCTTGATGAACGATG GGAAGCcgctgaacaaaaacaagaaaagaagaaagagaaagaagagaaagaggagaaaaaacgGCTAGAGGCTGAGAAGAAGGAGCAGAAGGAACGTGAGAAGAAGGAACAAGATGCCAGAAAGAAATTCAAA ctggTTGGGCCCCTGGAAGTCATCCAGCAAGGGAAAGCTCGTGTCGACTGCAAAGGCAGTAAAACTGACCTTGCTCTGAAGCAGGGAGACTGCCTGGACATCATCCGTGTACAGGGCAACCCAGAGGGGAAATGGCTGGGACGGACTCAAGATGGATCCA ttGGTTATGTAAAGACCACCTCAGTAGAAATTGACTTTAATTCACTGAAGAATCGTCAAGCTCCGCAGGCGTACGAGCCTGAGGTGTATGATGACATCGATGTGGTCTCTTCTGATAACAG TGGGACCAAAGGACCAGGAA TTGTCCTACCCCCACTAccaggagagggaggagaaataTATGATGATGTTGTTGATCCAAACCTGGAAATCAG TCCTTTCGACTCCAGGTTATCTCTCACAATGTCCCGTGGCTTCCTACGGATGTTTGAGCGAAGCAGACGTCTTGCCAACACTAAAGT AGTGCCACCACCTAGCCAGTTTACTACAGAGGGAAAAACAG ATAAGCCACAAGCAGCAACTGATGAAGAGATAtatgatgatgttgactctcaAGGTTTTCCTCCACCACCCCCGATCAGCAG TCTTCCATCTatgaaaggcaaaaacaaaactgaagagATGGATCCAAGGAAGCAGAAGAAAtttgagagagaggagaaggactTCAGGAAAAAGTTCAAA TATGATGGCGAAATACAGGTCCTGTACCAGGTAACTGTCATCCAGACACTTACTAATAAGAAGTGGGGTAATAAAGACCTGCCAGTCAAAGCTGGGGAGACCCTTGACGTCATTGTTAAAGCCGTGGATGACAAACTGATCTGTCGGAATGAGGAGGGCAAGT ttgGTTATGTTTCGACCAGCCACATTGTAATGGA tgatgGTGATATCTATGATGACATCGGAGATG aatgtgTCTATGACAATGATTAA
- the fyb1b gene encoding FYN-binding protein 1 isoform X1 produces MANKADVKAIMARFQATGSSVDDSSSTPAGRAKQPLHPTLSSGPNIQPKKPVLESLSGSTTNIPSKPSFPKNTVSNKSDTEAQEPNKTKALANRFANTLEETNTINKPGIAHKQHTPLKSPLSQGPEAKAPIQKPPLNKPSLSSTLSDPKPVFPKPSPPVSSKPNKAKEDSGGGTPSTTGATPPKMPTLQQKPSSGVLKLRQQTEEVAGVNTDTANKPSPLLSSTSKPISNFRTAQNLFNKEDKNGQSDSGGVNKPAPAGTNSVPPPKPPTNKKPSLKKPSKPSPQTSSVNDDTTSVPKRNPLVNSLALGPPPAKPNRPPVVNLENFKRGSEASDDGHGAFKKPTIPPPPASHPSNHSNSVTPTQPPQPAVPSLPPRHPGSMAQQEDFYDDVDEVKSCPPPLPPTTGHPSQRAKEETDDDDGEMYEDLDERWEAAEQKQEKKKEKEEKEEKKRLEAEKKEQKEREKKEQDARKKFKLVGPLEVIQQGKARVDCKGSKTDLALKQGDCLDIIRVQGNPEGKWLGRTQDGSIGYVKTTSVEIDFNSLKNRQAPQAYEPEVYDDIDVVSSDNSGTKGPGIVLPPLPGEGGEIYDDVVDPNLEISPFDSRLSLTMSRGFLRMFERSRRLANTKVVPPPSQFTTEGKTDKPQAATDEEIYDDVDSQGFPPPPPISSLPSMKGKNKTEEMDPRKQKKFEREEKDFRKKFKYDGEIQVLYQVTVIQTLTNKKWGNKDLPVKAGETLDVIVKAVDDKLICRNEEGKFGYVSTSHIVMDDGDIYDDIGDECVYDND; encoded by the exons ATG GCAAACAAggctgatgtaaaggccatcATGGCTCGCTTCCAAGCCACTGGGTCAAGCGTTGATGACTCTTCCTCTACACCAGCAGGACGTGCCAAACAACCCCTGCACCCCACGCTCTCCTCTGGCCCAAACATACAGCCAAAGAAACCCGTCTTGGAGAGTCTCTCGGGCAGCACGACAAACATTCCCTCTAAACCTTCTTTCCCAAAAAATACAGTATCTAATAAAAGTGACACAGAGGCACAAGAACCAAACAAAACTAAGGCCCTGGCTAACAGGTTTGCCAATACCCTGGAAGAGACCAACACCATCAACAAACCTGGCATTGCTCATAAACAGCACACGCCCTTAAAGTCACCTCTTTCACAGGGTCCTGAAGCTAAAGCCCCCATACAAAAGCCTCCTCTCAACAAGCCCTCTCTCAGTTCCACCCTGTCTGACCCTAAACCTGTCTTTCCTAAACCATCTCCACCAGTCAGCTCCAAGCCCAACAAGGCAAAAGAAGACAGTGGTGGGGGGACACCATCCACTACTGGTGCCACACCACCCAAAATGCCTACATTGCAACAAAAACCTAGCAGCGGCGTCCTAAAATTACGGCAGCAAACTGAAGAAGTGGCAGGAGTGAACACGGATACTGCCAACAAACCTTCACCTCTGCTAAGCTCCACTTCTAAGCCCATCTCCAACTTTAGGACTGCTCAGAATCTGTTCAACAAGGAGGACAAGAATGGGCAGTCAGACAGTGGTGGAGTAAATAAACCGGCCCCCGCTGGTACAAACTCCGTCCCTCCTCCCAAACCTCCAACTAATAAAAAACCTAGCTTGAAGAAGCCCTCCAAGCCCTCTCCTCAGACCAGCAGTGTTAATGATGATACCACTTCAGTCCCCAAGCGTAACCCCCTAGTCAACAGTTTAGCTTTAGGCCCTCCTCCTGCTAAGCCTAACCGACCCCCTGTAGTCAACCTGGAGAACTTTAAAAGAGGCTCTGAGGCTTCAGATGATG gACATGGCGCCTTTAAGAAACCCACCATCCCACCACCTCCGGCTTCTCACCCCAGTAACCATAGCAACTCTGTAACTCCTACTCAACCCCCTCAGCCCGCAGTCCCCAGCCTGCCTCCGCGACACCCTGGGTCCAT GGCCCAGCAAGAGGATTTCtatgatgatgttgatgaagTGAAGAGCTGTCCTCCACCTCTACCACCAACCACAG gtCACCCGAGTCAGAGGGCAAAG GAGGAAACTGATGATGACGATGGAGAGATGTATGAGGATCTTGATGAACGATG GGAAGCcgctgaacaaaaacaagaaaagaagaaagagaaagaagagaaagaggagaaaaaacgGCTAGAGGCTGAGAAGAAGGAGCAGAAGGAACGTGAGAAGAAGGAACAAGATGCCAGAAAGAAATTCAAA ctggTTGGGCCCCTGGAAGTCATCCAGCAAGGGAAAGCTCGTGTCGACTGCAAAGGCAGTAAAACTGACCTTGCTCTGAAGCAGGGAGACTGCCTGGACATCATCCGTGTACAGGGCAACCCAGAGGGGAAATGGCTGGGACGGACTCAAGATGGATCCA ttGGTTATGTAAAGACCACCTCAGTAGAAATTGACTTTAATTCACTGAAGAATCGTCAAGCTCCGCAGGCGTACGAGCCTGAGGTGTATGATGACATCGATGTGGTCTCTTCTGATAACAG TGGGACCAAAGGACCAGGAA TTGTCCTACCCCCACTAccaggagagggaggagaaataTATGATGATGTTGTTGATCCAAACCTGGAAATCAG TCCTTTCGACTCCAGGTTATCTCTCACAATGTCCCGTGGCTTCCTACGGATGTTTGAGCGAAGCAGACGTCTTGCCAACACTAAAGT AGTGCCACCACCTAGCCAGTTTACTACAGAGGGAAAAACAG ATAAGCCACAAGCAGCAACTGATGAAGAGATAtatgatgatgttgactctcaAGGTTTTCCTCCACCACCCCCGATCAGCAG TCTTCCATCTatgaaaggcaaaaacaaaactgaagagATGGATCCAAGGAAGCAGAAGAAAtttgagagagaggagaaggactTCAGGAAAAAGTTCAAA TATGATGGCGAAATACAGGTCCTGTACCAGGTAACTGTCATCCAGACACTTACTAATAAGAAGTGGGGTAATAAAGACCTGCCAGTCAAAGCTGGGGAGACCCTTGACGTCATTGTTAAAGCCGTGGATGACAAACTGATCTGTCGGAATGAGGAGGGCAAGT ttgGTTATGTTTCGACCAGCCACATTGTAATGGA tgatgGTGATATCTATGATGACATCGGAGATG aatgtgTCTATGACAATGATTAA
- the fyb1b gene encoding FYN-binding protein 1 isoform X3, which translates to MANKADVKAIMARFQATGSSVDDSSSTPAGRAKQPLHPTLSSGPNIQPKKPVLESLSGSTTNIPSKPSFPKNTVSNKSDTEAQEPNKTKALANRFANTLEETNTINKPGIAHKQHTPLKSPLSQGPEAKAPIQKPPLNKPSLSSTLSDPKPVFPKPSPPVSSKPNKAKEDSGGGTPSTTGATPPKMPTLQQKPSSGVLKLRQQTEEVAGVNTDTANKPSPLLSSTSKPISNFRTAQNLFNKEDKNGQSDSGGVNKPAPAGTNSVPPPKPPTNKKPSLKKPSKPSPQTSSVNDDTTSVPKRNPLVNSLALGPPPAKPNRPPVVNLENFKRGSEASDDGHGAFKKPTIPPPPASHPSNHSNSVTPTQPPQPAVPSLPPRHPGSMAQQEDFYDDVDEVKSCPPPLPPTTGHPSQRAKEETDDDDGEMYEDLDERWEAAEQKQEKKKEKEEKEEKKRLEAEKKEQKEREKKEQDARKKFKLVGPLEVIQQGKARVDCKGSKTDLALKQGDCLDIIRVQGNPEGKWLGRTQDGSIGYVKTTSVEIDFNSLKNRQAPQAYEPEVYDDIDVVSSDNSGTKGPGIVLPPLPGEGGEIYDDVVDPNLEIRVPPPSQFTTEGKTDKPQAATDEEIYDDVDSQGFPPPPPISSLPSMKGKNKTEEMDPRKQKKFEREEKDFRKKFKYDGEIQVLYQVTVIQTLTNKKWGNKDLPVKAGETLDVIVKAVDDKLICRNEEGKFGYVSTSHIVMDDGDIYDDIGDECVYDND; encoded by the exons ATG GCAAACAAggctgatgtaaaggccatcATGGCTCGCTTCCAAGCCACTGGGTCAAGCGTTGATGACTCTTCCTCTACACCAGCAGGACGTGCCAAACAACCCCTGCACCCCACGCTCTCCTCTGGCCCAAACATACAGCCAAAGAAACCCGTCTTGGAGAGTCTCTCGGGCAGCACGACAAACATTCCCTCTAAACCTTCTTTCCCAAAAAATACAGTATCTAATAAAAGTGACACAGAGGCACAAGAACCAAACAAAACTAAGGCCCTGGCTAACAGGTTTGCCAATACCCTGGAAGAGACCAACACCATCAACAAACCTGGCATTGCTCATAAACAGCACACGCCCTTAAAGTCACCTCTTTCACAGGGTCCTGAAGCTAAAGCCCCCATACAAAAGCCTCCTCTCAACAAGCCCTCTCTCAGTTCCACCCTGTCTGACCCTAAACCTGTCTTTCCTAAACCATCTCCACCAGTCAGCTCCAAGCCCAACAAGGCAAAAGAAGACAGTGGTGGGGGGACACCATCCACTACTGGTGCCACACCACCCAAAATGCCTACATTGCAACAAAAACCTAGCAGCGGCGTCCTAAAATTACGGCAGCAAACTGAAGAAGTGGCAGGAGTGAACACGGATACTGCCAACAAACCTTCACCTCTGCTAAGCTCCACTTCTAAGCCCATCTCCAACTTTAGGACTGCTCAGAATCTGTTCAACAAGGAGGACAAGAATGGGCAGTCAGACAGTGGTGGAGTAAATAAACCGGCCCCCGCTGGTACAAACTCCGTCCCTCCTCCCAAACCTCCAACTAATAAAAAACCTAGCTTGAAGAAGCCCTCCAAGCCCTCTCCTCAGACCAGCAGTGTTAATGATGATACCACTTCAGTCCCCAAGCGTAACCCCCTAGTCAACAGTTTAGCTTTAGGCCCTCCTCCTGCTAAGCCTAACCGACCCCCTGTAGTCAACCTGGAGAACTTTAAAAGAGGCTCTGAGGCTTCAGATGATG gACATGGCGCCTTTAAGAAACCCACCATCCCACCACCTCCGGCTTCTCACCCCAGTAACCATAGCAACTCTGTAACTCCTACTCAACCCCCTCAGCCCGCAGTCCCCAGCCTGCCTCCGCGACACCCTGGGTCCAT GGCCCAGCAAGAGGATTTCtatgatgatgttgatgaagTGAAGAGCTGTCCTCCACCTCTACCACCAACCACAG gtCACCCGAGTCAGAGGGCAAAG GAGGAAACTGATGATGACGATGGAGAGATGTATGAGGATCTTGATGAACGATG GGAAGCcgctgaacaaaaacaagaaaagaagaaagagaaagaagagaaagaggagaaaaaacgGCTAGAGGCTGAGAAGAAGGAGCAGAAGGAACGTGAGAAGAAGGAACAAGATGCCAGAAAGAAATTCAAA ctggTTGGGCCCCTGGAAGTCATCCAGCAAGGGAAAGCTCGTGTCGACTGCAAAGGCAGTAAAACTGACCTTGCTCTGAAGCAGGGAGACTGCCTGGACATCATCCGTGTACAGGGCAACCCAGAGGGGAAATGGCTGGGACGGACTCAAGATGGATCCA ttGGTTATGTAAAGACCACCTCAGTAGAAATTGACTTTAATTCACTGAAGAATCGTCAAGCTCCGCAGGCGTACGAGCCTGAGGTGTATGATGACATCGATGTGGTCTCTTCTGATAACAG TGGGACCAAAGGACCAGGAA TTGTCCTACCCCCACTAccaggagagggaggagaaataTATGATGATGTTGTTGATCCAAACCTGGAAATCAG AGTGCCACCACCTAGCCAGTTTACTACAGAGGGAAAAACAG ATAAGCCACAAGCAGCAACTGATGAAGAGATAtatgatgatgttgactctcaAGGTTTTCCTCCACCACCCCCGATCAGCAG TCTTCCATCTatgaaaggcaaaaacaaaactgaagagATGGATCCAAGGAAGCAGAAGAAAtttgagagagaggagaaggactTCAGGAAAAAGTTCAAA TATGATGGCGAAATACAGGTCCTGTACCAGGTAACTGTCATCCAGACACTTACTAATAAGAAGTGGGGTAATAAAGACCTGCCAGTCAAAGCTGGGGAGACCCTTGACGTCATTGTTAAAGCCGTGGATGACAAACTGATCTGTCGGAATGAGGAGGGCAAGT ttgGTTATGTTTCGACCAGCCACATTGTAATGGA tgatgGTGATATCTATGATGACATCGGAGATG aatgtgTCTATGACAATGATTAA